In Herbaspirillum seropedicae, a single window of DNA contains:
- a CDS encoding phosphoglycerate kinase, which translates to MKFNRLSDLISNKQLQGKRVFIRADLNVPQDDAGNITEDTRIRASVPAIREAQQAGAAVMVTSHLGRPTEGEFKPEDSLAPVAKRLSELLGSEVKLVANWVDGVDVQPGQVVLLENCRLNKGEKKNSDELAQKIAKLCDIYVNDAFGTAHRAEATTYGVAKFAPVACAGPLLAAELDALGKALNQPARPLVAIVAGSKVSTKLTILKTLAEKVDNLIVGGGIANTFMLAAGLKIGKSLAEPDLVDDAKAIIDLMAKRGASVPIPTDVVVGKEFSPTAAATVKAAADVADDDMIFDIGPQTAAALAEQLGRAGTIVWNGPVGVFEFDQFGGGTETLARAIAASSGFSIAGGGDTLAAIAKYNIADKVGYISTGGGAFLEFLEGKTLPAVEILLQRAQ; encoded by the coding sequence ATGAAATTCAACCGACTGAGCGACCTCATCTCCAACAAGCAACTGCAGGGCAAACGTGTCTTCATCCGCGCCGATCTGAACGTGCCGCAGGATGATGCCGGCAATATCACCGAAGATACGCGCATCCGCGCCTCGGTCCCGGCCATTCGCGAAGCCCAGCAGGCAGGTGCTGCGGTGATGGTGACGTCTCATCTCGGCCGTCCCACGGAAGGCGAGTTCAAGCCCGAGGATTCGCTGGCGCCGGTGGCCAAGCGTCTGTCCGAACTGCTGGGCAGCGAAGTCAAGCTGGTGGCCAACTGGGTCGACGGCGTGGACGTGCAGCCGGGCCAGGTGGTGCTGCTGGAGAATTGCCGTCTGAACAAGGGCGAAAAGAAGAACAGTGATGAGTTGGCGCAAAAGATCGCCAAGCTCTGCGATATCTACGTCAACGACGCCTTCGGCACCGCGCACCGCGCCGAAGCCACCACCTACGGCGTGGCCAAGTTCGCCCCCGTTGCCTGTGCCGGCCCGCTGCTGGCGGCCGAGCTCGATGCCTTAGGCAAGGCGCTGAACCAGCCGGCCCGTCCGCTGGTGGCCATCGTGGCTGGCTCCAAGGTGTCCACCAAGCTGACTATCTTGAAGACCCTGGCCGAGAAGGTCGACAACCTCATCGTCGGTGGCGGCATCGCCAATACCTTCATGCTGGCCGCCGGCCTGAAGATCGGCAAGTCGCTGGCCGAGCCGGACCTGGTGGACGACGCCAAGGCCATCATCGACCTCATGGCCAAGCGCGGTGCTTCGGTGCCCATCCCCACCGACGTGGTGGTGGGCAAGGAATTCTCGCCGACCGCAGCGGCCACCGTGAAGGCGGCGGCTGACGTGGCCGACGACGACATGATCTTCGACATCGGTCCCCAGACCGCCGCCGCCCTGGCCGAGCAGCTGGGCCGTGCCGGCACCATCGTCTGGAATGGTCCGGTGGGCGTGTTCGAGTTCGATCAGTTCGGTGGCGGCACCGAAACCCTGGCGCGCGCCATCGCCGCCTCCTCGGGTTTCTCCATTGCCGGCGGTGGCGACACCCTGGCGGCCATTGCCAAGTACAACATCGCCGACAAGGTCGGCTACATCTCCACCGG